The genomic window tttagtattttaattattcgtCAATAGGAAaaagaatacatatatttactgATCAAGCATTCTACTTTTGTCATTTTtgattaaatttattttataacaatttattgaatttatatgatataataaaatgataaaaatttaaattattcagtAAGTAGGCAGTCAAATTATTgaactaatttttttctgataataatacatttattaccAGAATTTATActtcttaatttattataatttattaacaatttttctaaatataaatatgtaattgaaaaaaaaaaagaaaaaaattaagtttaatatataaaaacttttCATTTACAATTAATAAGAGTAAGgcttcattaaataatattattttaaaatattattataccaaaaaattataattaaaaattatttatgtttaaaatatatatattatataattttgatgatatgatataaattctactttttaattattttatagacaataaaagcataaaaatgttattaataatatatcatagATAGGTGTACAGAACAgtttttcattcatttataattatatttgttatattaatattataattaatattttttacaataataacatgttttcaaattatatttttaaaattaaatttattaataaaaaaaaaagtcaaaattatttgttatcCCCTTAATATAGAGAATAATAGATTACCTGTATTCTATAAAttctatattctatataaagtcaatatataaaaatattaatatattttatattttattattatattttttttttttctaaaaaaggcttgataaataaattacTTCGTTTCTATATTAAAcagttaaattatttattttgaatatttatgaaaaaagttaaattatttcattttaatgaaaagtagtttattaaaaataatattaagataaaaatttcataatatacTCTTACTGTTTTTGttctttgtttattttgtaatactCAACACggttatatacattttacgttgtttttatggaaaaattaaataagacAATGAaagttaatataataaatttataatggTTTATCATTAGAAGAACATTATACTATTactaatttatttcttaatatatatattacaatattgaatatatatatcatggaacaaaaatttagtttacttttatttattaaaatttgtacctctattattttaagttggatatgtaatttttaccATGCTAtggtatgataatattttttacttatgcctgcattacttatatttttatgtttattttcctttagtattatttttaacttaatatctaatatctatatatatataacatatttattttatgtttttagagtacgtttaataaatatatggatGTAATCTACAATATACGAGAACACAAAAATACAAGAACTTATCGATTACTAGCAGAATGTAAACAGGATCATGTTTCACATATTACAGGTTTAAAACAACTTATAccaaataacaaatatatggaaaataaaaaaatatgttataacgaaaaaaaaaacaaaagaaaatatgaaaaattagaTGAAAGTTCACTAATTAACGCAGGATATCATAATCAATCtaagaaaaataagttatatatatttgaaacaaaaacatattctcatcttgaaaaaaaaatattcaaagaactaGATTATTTGGATTTTCTTAAAGACAACAAGACAATTAGTGACAGAGTCTacaaaaaaactatatttgAAAAACACAAATTACGAGTTTTTATACCTGTGACATTGCTTTTGTTGTTttcaacatattttatattagatTTATTCTTTAATTGTGGACTTAAAAGCGCATTGTTTAAATTATTGAAACATTTCTTAGGTAGAGCACCGCTGGATCATTTATACacttatttgaaaaataatgtaGGTTCATTTTTCAGTATTACAATAAATGAAGGAATTAAGGCTAAAGTTTTACATATAACAccgtttttttattttgtaatatactTTACATTATTCTTCATATTGGGtataacattaatattaggagttatttattaccataagaaagttaaaaaatatcaaaaaattaaataccaaaaaagataaatattatagtaCGAAATAcgattttttttgtaataaactCTTTGATATAAagttataaatgtaatacttttaattatatacatattagaAATACTTATAATTGCTTAGATTTTAGAAATGAACTTATATATGTGGTATTTTTGACTTAAGAcaaaatacatttacataggattttttttgtttacgAATATTTTAGTGTGTTtcaatttgtattatttgttatttactaaatattatatttttgtatttaaacaaatttttataaaaaaaaatatatatatatatatatatatatatatatatatatgtgaattaaaaaaattatataatgtttCAATACCTAAAATGTtcatttgaaatattataatttatatttgttataataaaatttctcTGTATTCTTTATTGTGATCTAGTCCTAAATGattgtttttattctttgttaagaaaatgtattatttattttaaattagaaataaatatatcttctttattttttaattttgtgaggtccatatattttcttaaaatgatatatatatttatatagttagaaaaattttatagttattctataaaataattttttttggaaacgtattttaaaacataattataggaaaaacattttaaatatatttttattctatgtttcatattatttatcttaggttattaatatataataaaaaatacactCTTTAACTAAcgattatttataatttcttagGAATTTATGAGTTCTGTGTCTTTACATATAATTGAACTATTAAattgaattttatatattttacttaattatAGCGTTAATACCATTTTGgaaacataaattaaatatatattatatggaaaatatgtaaaataaggaattatttatttcaatttgtatatttttaaaagattaatataataaattaatgttaagtatatattaacagataatatataaatattccttttttcttagttttttcagaataataacattttaaatatttgtttatatgtataaaaaaccCCTTTGTCCTTGGgtgtaataaaaaagtaaatattcttctacaataatataataaattgttgatatttctttataaatatttattatttttttttgtctgtATGTACATTAAgagttattactattttaaatgtatataaatatatatatagcttaTATTAACAactaataatacatttatctTTACAGGgatatgtttataataaaataagtaaaactAAAAGACCAAGAtcgtaatatataatttataaattagttatttttttttttttatttataaaattatttctacTAAGGCTTATTTGATAagttacattattattttgtacaaCATATGTCTAAATAAGGgtaattaataaatgtacCATGAAACCGTTTTGtgagtatttttatttaataaactttatttttcttaagcTTATGTAAGAAATGTtactaaaataataatatatgcttCACTTTAACGActacaaataattaaaaaagcaCAGTTTCTCCAGTGTTATTACTCATGcataatgcttttttttatcgtATATGAATAGACGACAGAAAATgaaactaatatatatagaaaatactTCATGGACAAATGAAAGTATGGATAATgagaattttaataaaagaaataatttattttattatttaattttttttctttttgcttatattaagtatttctataatttgataaaatattttatttcatgcAGAAAATAGGTTTAtgtatagatatatagaataattttcctgtaatataatctttttttttatttctaattatgtatatttagaacaaataataattaaagaaaagaaaaaaattaataaatataaaaatattatatttatagattattatgtaacctaaatttaaaaattatcattttcaaaaattaaggcaaaaaaaataaagaattagttcctatattctttaaatatatatttctttgtaGATTAGATAGTCcatttatatcatatttttgagttgtatatgaaatataaaaaaattttgtatacaTCATGAGTAACTGAGAAATggattataattaatataatataacgtTTTTTCGTCATATTATATGGCTCAATATTTATTAGGTACAATAAATAgttgtaataaattatattttttgtaactTTTGAATtactaatataataaagtCTTCAAacttattaataatagttttattatatacagaaatatattatttaaatattcaacatattttctataatacGTAATCTGAAAATTTCTCTATAAAgtaaattacatatttttttcttaggTTATTCTGAGAAGGGCGAGTGAATATTATTTGATTTTGGAACTgcaataaataattacataatatatttataatatatatgaataaaatcaagttattatataataatgaaatttctattttatttttacataacaTTAGGAtagaaattttataatatatctccaatgttatttttccttattaaaatagtaaacattattctaattatatgaattttattaagtatatatgaagcaatatataaagttttttttaaataaatatagtaaccgatttaataagaattacgcaatattattattaggtTTTAccttaatgaatatataagaatatcaGCAATTTATATAgtggaataaaatatttgtgttaataacatttaacatttttttttttatttttttaatatggatatgttatttttataataatgtgGTGTAATAATTACACATTAGTATGtctaatataataattgtttttgtgtaatatctttattaatagtttttttttactgtttGACAATTTACTctgttaaataaaaaatatgcatattatatttttggtCATTTTT from Plasmodium malariae genome assembly, chromosome: 13 includes these protein-coding regions:
- the PmUG01_13066800 gene encoding fam-l protein, translated to MEQKFSLLLFIKICTSIILSWICNFYHAMSTFNKYMDVIYNIREHKNTRTYRLLAECKQDHVSHITGLKQLIPNNKYMENKKICYNEKKNKRKYEKLDESSLINAGYHNQSKKNKLYIFETKTYSHLEKKIFKELDYLDFLKDNKTISDRVYKKTIFEKHKLRVFIPVTLLLLFSTYFILDLFFNCGLKSALFKLLKHFLGRAPLDHLYTYLKNNVGSFFSITINEGIKAKVLHITPFFYFVIYFTLFFILGITLILGVIYYHKKVKKYQKIKYQKR